Genomic window (Sulfurimonas sp.):
GAAGATGGTGTTGAGCTTGAAGGTGTTGTTTTTACTCCAAAAGAGTTTAAAAATACAATGTTATTTTTTGGTGGTCGTTCGCATGATGTTGTTGGTTTGATAAATAAGCTTTCTGTCACTTACCCAAGTGTTAGAATCATCTCTTTTAATTACCGTTCTTATGGAAAAAGTGAGGGTAAGGCTAGTGAGAAAAATCTTTTTAAAGATGGACTTCAAATCGCAAAATTAACTCAAAAACATTATGGAGATTTTTATATTTTTGGATTTTCACTAGGTTCAAGTGTCGCTTCTTTCGTTGCAAGTAAACATAAAAGTTTAGGAGTTATTTTAGTTGGTTCCTTTGACTCCATAGCATCTGTTGCTAAAGAAAAGTTTGTACAAAGAGGTGGTTTTCCTATGGTAGATTTAAGTAATATCTTTAGATATAAATTTAGAAATTATGAGCATGTTCAAAGCATAGATGCTAAAACTTACCTTTTTGTAAGTCGTGATGATGA
Coding sequences:
- a CDS encoding alpha/beta hydrolase, with translation MAFLFFTFMILIFIFYEWQYYMIFTPTLHREDELDDSFEMLSVKSEDGVELEGVVFTPKEFKNTMLFFGGRSHDVVGLINKLSVTYPSVRIISFNYRSYGKSEGKASEKNLFKDGLQIAKLTQKHYGDFYIFGFSLGSSVASFVASKHKSLGVILVGSFDSIASVAKEKFVQRGGFPMVDLSNIFRYKFRNYEHVQSIDAKTYLFVSRDDETTYIQNAINLKEHIKNLALYRELDGLSHKELLWDKEVTDEINGVLK